A window from Cryptomeria japonica chromosome 1, Sugi_1.0, whole genome shotgun sequence encodes these proteins:
- the LOC131070331 gene encoding leucine-rich repeat receptor-like serine/threonine-protein kinase At2g14510 isoform X2 — protein MKIASLNLLAFVGLFSACTLANPDGFLSINCGASNNDTNGEFEWITDSLFIKFRNTFIRPPFTFSNIAYQYQSVAYFTNMEAKKYCYLLPVRPHIQYLVRVRFVLKGFENLRLASVFDLYIEGIKWAKVDLANFPNSLYAYCEIILTPKRDSMSLCLARNSETQESYYVFISTIELRPLQSQMYSTYTDFNYSALSLFSRINFGSFDEIKFPQDQYDRMWQTFQVPLTTNISTNDSSFRSVKNQQPESVLKTAITSQVGEELLISNWFNVVPGIYYFALYLCNINKTSLSGNNTFQVFIGNVQIAETEVPEYMYCLSPERRLQLSTTDSIDIRIGPQEGSEMRPFINAAEAYQILNITNMTQAGDVLAIRQIAETANVPDDWTTGDPCLPADLPLTGVMCNEEDPPRVTTVNLTNRGLTGNIPPSIANLTGLKRLLLGNNNFSGAIPDLSTLKNLTTLQLQNNQLTGNIPSSLEKLPVLNELINPQRKSTQEKKSKENGLIIGLAIGCFVLLVVVIFGIRLWRQKYNQGNLTSSSTMQPQHSLTDNEFQKLVVEYSEEDIKAATNNYSTIIGKGGFGSVFYGKLSGNDVAVKILSTNSSQGKQEFRNEVTLLSRVHHKNLVNLIGYCRQPIVALVYEFMECGTLMDHLHGSAKQEKPLDWQTRINIALQAAQGLLYLHEGCSPPIIHRDVKCSNILLDKRMFAKITDFGLSKLLDNAKSYITTNVKGTLGYLDPEYFGKSSLNEKSDVYSFGVVLLEIISGVPPKEGLVELAKELLNCGRLADLVDSSLGGRYSVESARKVTNIAYACVEAKSINRPTMNIVVKELAEAKELLFDDSGESANVASSNVLDEMPEAR, from the exons ATGAAAATCGCAAGTTTAAACTTGTTAGCTTTCGTTGGATTATTCAGTGCCTGCACACTGGCAAATCCAGATG GATTTCTAAGTATTAACTGTGGCGCTTCAAATAATGACACGAATGGAGAGTTCGAGTGGATTACAGATTCCTTGTTCATCAAATTCAGAAACACGTTCATTAGGCCTCCATTCACTTTTAGCAATATAGCCTATCAATATCAGTCCGTGGCCTATTTTACAAATATGGAAGCAAAGAAATATTGTTACTTACTGCCCGTGAGGCCTCATATACAATATCTGGTAAGGGTCAGGTTTGTTTTGAAAGGATTTGAAAATCTTCGTTTAGCAAGCGTCTTCGATTTGTATATAGAGGGAATCAAGTGGGCCAAAGTCGACCTGGCGAATTTCCCAAATTCTCTCTATGCATATTGCGAAATCATCTTGACCCCCAAAAGGGATAGCATGAGCTTATGCCTGGCTAGAAATTCAGAGACACAAGAGAGTTATTATGTTTTCATTTCAACCATTGAGTTGAGGCCGCTACAATCACAAATGTATAGCACTTACACTGATTTCAACTACAGCGCTTTAAGTCTCTTCTCTCGTAtaaattttggcagctttgatgaGATAAA ATTTCCCCAGGACCAGTATGATCGCATGTGGCAAACATTTCAGGTGCCATTAACAACAAATATCAGCACGAATGACTCCTCTTTTCGGAGTGTTAAAAACCAACAACCGGAATCAGTATTAAAGACTGCTATTACATCGCAAGTAGGAGAAGAATTGCTTATTTCAAATTGGTTCAATGTTGTCCCGGGCATTTACTACTTTGCTCTTTACTTGTGTAACATCAATAAGACAAGTCTTTCAGGGAACAACACATTCCAGGTCTTCATTGGCAATGTTCAAATTGCAGAAACAGAAGTTCCTGAGTATATGTACTGTTTGTCACCAGAACGTCGTCTACAGCTTAGCACAACTGATTCTATAGATATAAGAATAGGTCCACAAGAAGGATCCGAGATGAGGCCATTCATAAATGCAGCTGAAGCATATCAAATATTAAACATCACCAATATGACACAAGCCGGAGATG TACTTGCAATTAGGCAAATAGCAGAGACAGCGAATGTTCCAGATGATTGGACAACAGGAGATCCATGTTTGCCTGCAGATTTACCATTAACAGGTGTTATGTGCAATGAGGAAGACCCTCCACGAGTGACTACTGT GAATTTAACAAACAGGGGTCTCACTGGAAACATACCTCCAAGCATAGCCAACTTAACAGGATTAAAACGGCTG TTGTTGGGAAACAATAATTTTTCGGGCGCTATTCCAGACCTTAGCACACTAAAGAACCTTACGACATT GCAACTGCAAAATAATCAACTGACAGGAAACATTCCCAGTTCATTAGAGAAACTCCCCGTGTTAAATGAACT AATTAATCCTCAAAGAAAGTCTACACAAGAAAAGAAAAGCAAAGAGAACGGTTTGATCATCGGACTCGCTATTGGCTGTTTTGTTCTGTTAGTCGTTGTGATATTCGGGATTCGTCTATGGAGGCAAAAATATAATCAAGGAAATCTAACAAGTAGTTCTACTATGCAACCTCAACATTCACTTACAG ataatgaatTTCAAAAACTGGTGGTAGAATATAGTGAAGAAGACATTAAAGCAGCTACAAACAACTATTCTACAATCATTGGTAAGGGAGGCTTTGGATCTGTGTTTTATGGTAAACTCTCAGGAAATGATGTTGCAGTGAAGATACTTTCAACGAATTCATCTCAAGGAAAACAAGAATTTCGAAATGAG GTAACTCTCCTTTCAAGGGTACACCATAAGAATCTTGTAAATCTTATTGGGTACTGCAGGCAACCCATAGTGGCCTTAGTATACGAGTTTATGGAATGTGGAACGTTGATGGACCATTTACATG GCTCCGCGAAACAAGAGAAACCACTTGATTGGCAAACCAGGATCAACATTGCTTTACAAGCTGCACAGG GTTTGTTATACCTTCATGAGGGTTGTAGTCCTCCAATCATACACAGAGATGTTAAGTGCAGTAATATACTTTTGGATAAAAGAATGTTTGCCAAGATAACTGACTTTGGTTTATCGAAGTTGTTAGACAATGCCAAAAGCTATATAACAACTAATGTGAAGGGCACCCTCGGCTATCTTGATCCTGA GTATTTTGGAAAGTCATCGTTAAATGAAAAGAGTGATGTCTACAGTTTTGGTGTAGTCCTGTTGGAGATTATTTCTGGAGTACCACCCAAGGAGGGATTAGTGGAATTG GCAAAAGAATTGCTTAATTGTGGGAGACTTGCAGACCTAGTGGATTCTTCGTTGGGCGGTCGATATAGTGTAGAATCTGCAAGGAAAGTTACAAACATTGCATACGCATGTGTTGAAGCAAAATCAATAAATCGACCCACAATGAATATAGTTGTGAAAGAGCTGGCAGAAGCGAAGGAACTTCTATTTGATGATAGTGGTGAATCTGCAAACGTTGCATCGTCAAACGTACTTGATGAGATGCCTGAAGCTAGGTAG
- the LOC131070331 gene encoding probable LRR receptor-like serine/threonine-protein kinase At1g67720 isoform X1, with protein MKIASLNLLAFVGLFSACTLANPDGFLSINCGASNNDTNGEFEWITDSLFIKFRNTFIRPPFTFSNIAYQYQSVAYFTNMEAKKYCYLLPVRPHIQYLVRVRFVLKGFENLRLASVFDLYIEGIKWAKVDLANFPNSLYAYCEIILTPKRDSMSLCLARNSETQESYYVFISTIELRPLQSQMYSTYTDFNYSALSLFSRINFGSFDEIKFPQDQYDRMWQTFQVPLTTNISTNDSSFRSVKNQQPESVLKTAITSQVGEELLISNWFNVVPGIYYFALYLCNINKTSLSGNNTFQVFIGNVQIAETEVPEYMYCLSPERRLQLSTTDSIDIRIGPQEGSEMRPFINAAEAYQILNITNMTQAGDVLAIRQIAETANVPDDWTTGDPCLPADLPLTGVMCNEEDPPRVTTVNLTNRGLTGNIPPSIANLTGLKRLLLGNNNFSGAIPDLSTLKNLTTLQLQNNQLTGNIPSSLEKLPVLNELILQNNKLDGDVPPGLVKPGLNLQINPQRKSTQEKKSKENGLIIGLAIGCFVLLVVVIFGIRLWRQKYNQGNLTSSSTMQPQHSLTDNEFQKLVVEYSEEDIKAATNNYSTIIGKGGFGSVFYGKLSGNDVAVKILSTNSSQGKQEFRNEVTLLSRVHHKNLVNLIGYCRQPIVALVYEFMECGTLMDHLHGSAKQEKPLDWQTRINIALQAAQGLLYLHEGCSPPIIHRDVKCSNILLDKRMFAKITDFGLSKLLDNAKSYITTNVKGTLGYLDPEYFGKSSLNEKSDVYSFGVVLLEIISGVPPKEGLVELAKELLNCGRLADLVDSSLGGRYSVESARKVTNIAYACVEAKSINRPTMNIVVKELAEAKELLFDDSGESANVASSNVLDEMPEAR; from the exons ATGAAAATCGCAAGTTTAAACTTGTTAGCTTTCGTTGGATTATTCAGTGCCTGCACACTGGCAAATCCAGATG GATTTCTAAGTATTAACTGTGGCGCTTCAAATAATGACACGAATGGAGAGTTCGAGTGGATTACAGATTCCTTGTTCATCAAATTCAGAAACACGTTCATTAGGCCTCCATTCACTTTTAGCAATATAGCCTATCAATATCAGTCCGTGGCCTATTTTACAAATATGGAAGCAAAGAAATATTGTTACTTACTGCCCGTGAGGCCTCATATACAATATCTGGTAAGGGTCAGGTTTGTTTTGAAAGGATTTGAAAATCTTCGTTTAGCAAGCGTCTTCGATTTGTATATAGAGGGAATCAAGTGGGCCAAAGTCGACCTGGCGAATTTCCCAAATTCTCTCTATGCATATTGCGAAATCATCTTGACCCCCAAAAGGGATAGCATGAGCTTATGCCTGGCTAGAAATTCAGAGACACAAGAGAGTTATTATGTTTTCATTTCAACCATTGAGTTGAGGCCGCTACAATCACAAATGTATAGCACTTACACTGATTTCAACTACAGCGCTTTAAGTCTCTTCTCTCGTAtaaattttggcagctttgatgaGATAAA ATTTCCCCAGGACCAGTATGATCGCATGTGGCAAACATTTCAGGTGCCATTAACAACAAATATCAGCACGAATGACTCCTCTTTTCGGAGTGTTAAAAACCAACAACCGGAATCAGTATTAAAGACTGCTATTACATCGCAAGTAGGAGAAGAATTGCTTATTTCAAATTGGTTCAATGTTGTCCCGGGCATTTACTACTTTGCTCTTTACTTGTGTAACATCAATAAGACAAGTCTTTCAGGGAACAACACATTCCAGGTCTTCATTGGCAATGTTCAAATTGCAGAAACAGAAGTTCCTGAGTATATGTACTGTTTGTCACCAGAACGTCGTCTACAGCTTAGCACAACTGATTCTATAGATATAAGAATAGGTCCACAAGAAGGATCCGAGATGAGGCCATTCATAAATGCAGCTGAAGCATATCAAATATTAAACATCACCAATATGACACAAGCCGGAGATG TACTTGCAATTAGGCAAATAGCAGAGACAGCGAATGTTCCAGATGATTGGACAACAGGAGATCCATGTTTGCCTGCAGATTTACCATTAACAGGTGTTATGTGCAATGAGGAAGACCCTCCACGAGTGACTACTGT GAATTTAACAAACAGGGGTCTCACTGGAAACATACCTCCAAGCATAGCCAACTTAACAGGATTAAAACGGCTG TTGTTGGGAAACAATAATTTTTCGGGCGCTATTCCAGACCTTAGCACACTAAAGAACCTTACGACATT GCAACTGCAAAATAATCAACTGACAGGAAACATTCCCAGTTCATTAGAGAAACTCCCCGTGTTAAATGAACT TATTTTGCAGAACAATAAATTAGATGGAGATGTGCCACCTGGTTTGGTTAAGCCTGGTTTAAACCTCCA AATTAATCCTCAAAGAAAGTCTACACAAGAAAAGAAAAGCAAAGAGAACGGTTTGATCATCGGACTCGCTATTGGCTGTTTTGTTCTGTTAGTCGTTGTGATATTCGGGATTCGTCTATGGAGGCAAAAATATAATCAAGGAAATCTAACAAGTAGTTCTACTATGCAACCTCAACATTCACTTACAG ataatgaatTTCAAAAACTGGTGGTAGAATATAGTGAAGAAGACATTAAAGCAGCTACAAACAACTATTCTACAATCATTGGTAAGGGAGGCTTTGGATCTGTGTTTTATGGTAAACTCTCAGGAAATGATGTTGCAGTGAAGATACTTTCAACGAATTCATCTCAAGGAAAACAAGAATTTCGAAATGAG GTAACTCTCCTTTCAAGGGTACACCATAAGAATCTTGTAAATCTTATTGGGTACTGCAGGCAACCCATAGTGGCCTTAGTATACGAGTTTATGGAATGTGGAACGTTGATGGACCATTTACATG GCTCCGCGAAACAAGAGAAACCACTTGATTGGCAAACCAGGATCAACATTGCTTTACAAGCTGCACAGG GTTTGTTATACCTTCATGAGGGTTGTAGTCCTCCAATCATACACAGAGATGTTAAGTGCAGTAATATACTTTTGGATAAAAGAATGTTTGCCAAGATAACTGACTTTGGTTTATCGAAGTTGTTAGACAATGCCAAAAGCTATATAACAACTAATGTGAAGGGCACCCTCGGCTATCTTGATCCTGA GTATTTTGGAAAGTCATCGTTAAATGAAAAGAGTGATGTCTACAGTTTTGGTGTAGTCCTGTTGGAGATTATTTCTGGAGTACCACCCAAGGAGGGATTAGTGGAATTG GCAAAAGAATTGCTTAATTGTGGGAGACTTGCAGACCTAGTGGATTCTTCGTTGGGCGGTCGATATAGTGTAGAATCTGCAAGGAAAGTTACAAACATTGCATACGCATGTGTTGAAGCAAAATCAATAAATCGACCCACAATGAATATAGTTGTGAAAGAGCTGGCAGAAGCGAAGGAACTTCTATTTGATGATAGTGGTGAATCTGCAAACGTTGCATCGTCAAACGTACTTGATGAGATGCCTGAAGCTAGGTAG